In Streptomyces asoensis, a single genomic region encodes these proteins:
- a CDS encoding cation:proton antiporter, with amino-acid sequence MGHADTLLAMGGAFLAAAFFARLGNRIGLPTIPLFTLAGMLLGPHTPGFVLVEDAHDFEMLSALGLVLLLFYLGLEFHLDDLKTGGRRLALAGGSYLLLNVGAGFGFGLALDWGIREALVLAGVLGISSSAIVTKILIDLGRLGRPETRLILGVIVVEDVFLALYLAALQPVIGGAHGVAEVLFQVTKAFAFLLVLAATARYGTRLIGRLIHVRDDELLVISFLGAAVLVAGVSELLGVADAIGAFMVGLILAQTPSAARIRRLVHPLRDAFAAIFFFAFGLAIDPGDFAAVLVPVAVAATLTLLMNVAAGLIVARLYGYGPGPAADIAATLLARGEFALILAAMAATAGLDERLAPFIAGYVLVLAVLGPVAAGRAHLVVRRLTGGRTPDGPDDLAPVEAPERTTSA; translated from the coding sequence ATGGGACACGCTGACACCCTGCTGGCCATGGGCGGCGCCTTCCTCGCCGCGGCCTTCTTCGCCCGCCTCGGCAACCGCATCGGCCTGCCCACCATCCCCCTGTTCACCCTCGCGGGCATGCTGCTCGGACCGCACACCCCGGGCTTCGTCCTGGTCGAGGACGCCCACGACTTCGAGATGCTGTCCGCTCTGGGCCTGGTGCTGCTGCTGTTCTACCTGGGCCTCGAGTTCCACCTCGACGACCTGAAGACCGGCGGCAGACGCCTGGCCCTGGCCGGCGGGAGCTACCTCCTGCTGAACGTCGGAGCCGGCTTCGGCTTCGGCCTCGCGCTCGACTGGGGAATCCGCGAAGCGCTCGTCCTCGCGGGCGTCCTCGGCATCTCGTCGTCCGCCATCGTCACCAAGATCCTCATCGACCTGGGCCGCCTCGGCCGTCCGGAGACCCGCCTCATCCTCGGCGTGATCGTCGTGGAGGACGTCTTCCTCGCGCTCTACCTCGCCGCCCTCCAGCCCGTCATCGGCGGCGCGCACGGCGTCGCGGAGGTCCTGTTCCAGGTGACGAAGGCGTTCGCGTTCCTGCTGGTGCTGGCCGCCACCGCCCGCTACGGCACCCGCCTGATCGGCCGGCTCATCCACGTGCGCGACGACGAACTCCTCGTCATCAGCTTCCTGGGCGCGGCCGTCCTCGTCGCGGGGGTGTCCGAACTCCTCGGGGTCGCGGACGCCATCGGCGCCTTCATGGTCGGTCTGATCCTCGCCCAGACCCCTTCCGCCGCCCGCATCCGCCGGCTGGTGCACCCGCTGCGCGACGCGTTCGCCGCGATCTTCTTCTTCGCCTTCGGACTGGCGATCGACCCCGGTGACTTCGCGGCCGTCCTGGTCCCCGTGGCTGTCGCGGCCACCCTGACCCTGCTCATGAACGTGGCGGCGGGACTGATCGTGGCCCGCCTCTACGGGTACGGTCCCGGGCCCGCCGCCGACATCGCCGCCACGCTCCTGGCCCGCGGCGAGTTCGCGCTGATCCTGGCCGCGATGGCCGCGACCGCGGGGCTCGACGAGCGCCTCGCCCCGTTCATCGCCGGTTACGTCCTCGTCCTGGCCGTGCTCGGCCCGGTGGCCGCGGGCCGCGCGCACCTCGTCGTCCGCAGACTGACCGGCGGCCGCACACCGGACGGGCCTGACGACCTCGCACCCGTCGAGGCCCCGGAACGGACGACCAGCGCCTGA
- a CDS encoding carbohydrate binding domain-containing protein, whose protein sequence is MKRAPSTSAGRRSPRPLAAVLAIGGLVALLAAPSEAETATVPVRTAAAEANSATVFYYTKTKNWSATYLHWAPDGGAWTTVPGVRMESACTDWVKQTVDLGAAAGLQATFNNGSGTWDNNGGGNYALGTGTVTVKDGVIAHSDPCSGTGTGGGNQATVYYSTVTSGWTTANIHYAPTGGSWTTAPGLGMTTACTGWWKKTLDLGTARGLRAAFNNGNGVWDNNNGSDYTIPLGTTTVKDRTVTSGAADPCAAEAPDTQAPTAPAKVTANATGTSVVVGWDAATDNKGVTKYQVTRTGGTSGTVITDVGSTVLSDTGLDEKTTYTYTVKAVDAAGNTSPASAPATVTTGERAPAPASGTPLGTDPRKDPIYFVLTARFYDGDTTNDRGGSQHVKSGNAANNDPMFRGDFKGLVEKLDYIKALGFSAVWITPVVLNRSDYDYHGYHGYDFYKVDPRLESAGASYQDLINAAHAKGMKIYQDVVYNHSSRWGAKGLFTPTVYGVRDTQWSWYYDEKAEGFEYDGLTVEPKSGKSYYNGDLWSTAEPAGNTCLNWGKPTGGKSAEGYTLYNCQWPSPTSGMFPKAYYHRCWIGNWEGEDSRSCWLHEDLADFDTESTPVQNYLIGAYDKYIDMGVDGFRIDTAVHIPRVTWNRRFLPAIHDRVTQRFGTEAARNFFVFGEVGAFVNDKWNRGSVNHSAQFFTWRERKEYSADDETAAIEQFTYENDLGTGNQPTSTNAFLDGNSYHTPDRSRFSGMNIIDMRMHMNFGDAQNAYSNGKDSDDSVNDATYNVVYVDSHDYGPNKSSTRYSGGTDAWAENMALMWTFRGIPTLYYGSETEFQKGKQIDCGPTCPLASTGRAYFGDQLAGSVTASDFGTVASASGTVATTLSQPLVRHLQRLNQIRRAVPALQTGQYSTEGISGGMAFKRRYTGGGTDSFALVTVTGTASFTGIPNGTYTDAVTGDVRSVSNGTLTVAAPGKGNLRVYVLNGPGKIGADGPYLK, encoded by the coding sequence ATGAAGCGCGCACCGAGTACGTCCGCCGGACGCAGGTCCCCACGCCCGCTCGCCGCCGTGCTGGCGATCGGCGGGCTGGTCGCACTGCTCGCGGCACCGTCCGAAGCGGAGACCGCCACCGTCCCGGTACGGACGGCCGCCGCCGAGGCGAACAGCGCGACGGTCTTCTACTACACGAAGACCAAGAACTGGTCCGCCACCTACCTCCACTGGGCTCCTGACGGCGGCGCCTGGACCACCGTGCCCGGCGTCCGGATGGAGAGCGCCTGCACCGACTGGGTGAAACAGACCGTCGATCTCGGCGCCGCCGCAGGACTCCAGGCCACCTTCAACAACGGCAGCGGCACCTGGGACAACAACGGCGGCGGCAACTACGCGCTGGGCACCGGCACCGTGACCGTCAAGGACGGGGTGATCGCCCACAGCGATCCGTGCTCGGGCACCGGGACGGGCGGCGGCAACCAGGCCACCGTCTACTACTCGACCGTCACCTCGGGATGGACCACCGCCAACATCCACTACGCCCCCACGGGCGGCTCATGGACGACGGCCCCCGGCCTCGGCATGACGACCGCCTGCACGGGCTGGTGGAAGAAGACCCTGGACCTCGGCACCGCGAGGGGACTCAGAGCCGCGTTCAACAACGGCAACGGCGTGTGGGACAACAACAACGGCTCCGACTACACGATCCCGCTGGGCACCACCACCGTGAAGGACCGCACGGTCACCTCCGGCGCCGCGGACCCCTGCGCGGCCGAGGCGCCCGACACGCAGGCGCCGACCGCCCCCGCCAAGGTCACGGCCAACGCCACCGGCACCTCGGTGGTGGTCGGCTGGGACGCGGCCACCGACAACAAGGGGGTGACGAAGTACCAGGTCACCCGGACCGGCGGCACCTCCGGCACGGTGATCACGGACGTCGGCTCCACGGTCCTGTCCGACACGGGGCTCGACGAGAAGACCACCTACACGTACACCGTGAAGGCGGTCGACGCGGCCGGGAACACCTCCCCCGCCTCCGCTCCCGCCACCGTGACGACCGGCGAGCGCGCCCCCGCCCCCGCGAGCGGCACCCCGCTGGGCACCGACCCCCGCAAGGACCCCATCTACTTCGTGCTCACCGCCCGCTTCTACGACGGCGACACCACCAACGACCGCGGTGGCAGCCAGCACGTCAAGTCCGGCAACGCGGCCAACAACGACCCGATGTTCCGCGGGGACTTCAAGGGTCTGGTCGAGAAGCTCGACTACATCAAGGCGCTCGGCTTCTCGGCGGTGTGGATCACGCCCGTGGTCCTCAACCGCTCGGACTACGACTACCACGGCTACCACGGCTACGACTTCTACAAGGTGGACCCGCGCCTGGAGTCCGCGGGCGCCTCGTACCAGGACCTGATCAACGCCGCCCACGCCAAGGGCATGAAGATCTACCAGGACGTCGTCTACAACCACAGCTCGCGCTGGGGCGCCAAGGGCCTGTTCACCCCGACCGTGTACGGCGTGCGCGACACGCAGTGGAGCTGGTACTACGACGAGAAGGCCGAGGGGTTCGAGTACGACGGCCTGACCGTGGAGCCGAAGTCCGGGAAGTCGTACTACAACGGCGACCTGTGGTCCACCGCCGAGCCGGCCGGCAACACCTGCCTGAACTGGGGCAAGCCCACCGGAGGCAAGAGCGCCGAGGGCTACACGCTGTACAACTGCCAGTGGCCGAGCCCCACTTCGGGCATGTTCCCGAAGGCCTACTACCACCGGTGCTGGATCGGCAACTGGGAGGGTGAGGACTCCCGTTCCTGCTGGCTGCACGAGGACCTCGCGGACTTCGACACCGAGTCGACGCCCGTGCAGAACTACCTCATCGGCGCGTACGACAAGTACATCGACATGGGCGTCGACGGCTTCCGCATCGACACGGCCGTCCACATTCCCCGCGTCACCTGGAACCGCCGGTTCCTGCCCGCCATCCACGACCGCGTCACCCAGCGGTTCGGGACCGAGGCGGCCCGCAACTTCTTCGTCTTCGGCGAGGTCGGCGCCTTCGTCAACGACAAGTGGAACCGGGGGTCGGTGAACCACTCCGCGCAGTTCTTCACCTGGAGGGAGCGCAAGGAGTACAGCGCGGACGACGAGACCGCGGCCATCGAGCAGTTCACCTACGAGAACGACCTGGGCACCGGCAACCAGCCGACGTCCACCAACGCCTTCCTCGACGGCAACAGCTACCACACACCGGACCGCAGCCGGTTCTCCGGGATGAACATCATCGACATGCGCATGCACATGAACTTCGGTGACGCGCAGAACGCCTACAGCAACGGCAAGGACTCCGACGACAGCGTCAACGACGCCACCTACAACGTCGTCTACGTGGACTCCCACGACTACGGCCCCAACAAGTCGAGCACGCGCTACAGCGGCGGCACCGACGCCTGGGCCGAGAACATGGCCCTGATGTGGACGTTCCGCGGCATCCCGACGCTCTACTACGGATCGGAGACCGAATTCCAGAAGGGCAAGCAGATCGACTGCGGGCCGACCTGCCCGCTGGCGTCCACCGGACGCGCCTACTTCGGGGACCAGCTCGCCGGATCCGTCACCGCCTCGGACTTCGGCACGGTGGCGAGCGCGAGCGGCACGGTCGCCACCACCCTGTCCCAGCCGCTGGTCCGGCACCTCCAGCGGCTGAACCAGATCCGCCGCGCGGTCCCGGCCCTCCAGACGGGCCAGTACTCGACCGAGGGGATCAGCGGCGGGATGGCCTTCAAGCGCCGTTACACCGGCGGCGGCACGGACAGCTTCGCGCTGGTCACGGTCACCGGCACAGCGAGCTTCACCGGCATTCCGAACGGCACGTACACCGACGCCGTCACGGGCGACGTGCGGAGCGTGTCGAACGGCACCCTGACGGTGGCGGCCCCCGGGAAGGGCAACCTGCGGGTGTACGTGCTGAACGGGCCCGGCAAGATCGGCGCCGACGGGCCGTACCTCAAGTAG
- a CDS encoding chitosanase, with translation MSRPSDGPAPASRRLFLALTGALALTPFLDSRGASAVTAAKNLDDPAKKEIAMKLVSSAENSSLDWKAQYRYIEDIGDGRGYTAGIIGFCSGTHDMLDLVQLYSDRKPGNVLAKYLPALRAVDGSDSHAGLDPDYPKDWRKAAQDTAFQQAQNDERDRVYFNPAVRQGKTDGLRALGQFAYYDAIVMHGDGTDPTSFRNIRKRALNKAKPPAQGGDETAYLNAFLDARVWAMKQEEAHSDTTRVDTAQRVFLRKGNLDLDTPLDWKVYGDSFHIG, from the coding sequence ATGTCCCGGCCGTCCGACGGCCCCGCCCCCGCCTCCCGTCGCCTCTTCCTCGCCCTCACCGGCGCCCTCGCCCTGACCCCGTTCCTCGACTCCCGCGGGGCGTCCGCCGTCACCGCGGCGAAGAACCTCGACGACCCGGCGAAGAAGGAGATCGCCATGAAGCTGGTGTCGAGCGCGGAGAACTCCTCGCTCGACTGGAAGGCCCAGTACCGGTACATCGAGGACATCGGCGACGGACGCGGCTACACCGCCGGCATCATCGGGTTCTGCTCCGGCACCCACGACATGCTCGACCTCGTCCAGCTCTACAGCGACCGCAAGCCCGGCAACGTCCTCGCCAAGTACCTGCCCGCCCTGCGTGCGGTCGACGGCTCCGACTCCCACGCCGGTCTCGACCCCGACTACCCGAAGGACTGGCGCAAGGCCGCCCAGGACACGGCGTTCCAGCAGGCCCAGAACGACGAGCGTGACCGCGTGTACTTCAACCCTGCGGTGCGGCAGGGCAAGACGGACGGTCTGCGGGCCCTCGGGCAGTTCGCCTACTACGACGCCATCGTCATGCACGGCGACGGGACCGATCCCACCAGCTTCCGCAACATCCGCAAGCGTGCGCTGAACAAGGCGAAGCCGCCGGCCCAGGGCGGTGACGAGACGGCGTACCTGAACGCCTTCCTCGACGCCCGGGTCTGGGCCATGAAGCAGGAGGAGGCGCACAGCGACACCACTCGCGTGGACACCGCCCAGCGGGTGTTCCTGCGCAAGGGCAACCTCGACCTCGACACGCCCCTGGACTGGAAGGTGTACGGGGACAGCTTCCACATCGGCTGA
- a CDS encoding lipase family protein translates to MPAPTRLLAAAVSAAACLGVTAVPAHATSQSDAVVSRGVTIPAFYNPPATLPAADGTLIRSERLPLALSLPGLDGPLPGTATRLMYKSTDSAGRPMAVTGAYIEPSARWTGSGARPLVVVAPGTMGQGDQCAASLGLERPLSVNSQTLSVGYEDLAVYRLLARGIAVVVTDYTGLGATDRLHTYVNRIDEAHAVLDAVRAARSLDTASLTAGSRVALYGYSQGGGATAAAAELQPAYAPDVTLAGTYSGAPPADLVAVTKAIDGSDLAGALGWSVNGFLESDPALAPIADAHLNATGRAALKDLSTMCVGDALLAYNSAKSTAWTTDGRSLSDIIRSEPALKAFLADQRIGALAPASPVRVATGTADDLVPHAQARALAVAWCAKGVDVTYKPVILPGLGRSILNHVTPLLTDQGDAISWLTDRLKDRPVTSNCALLPFMP, encoded by the coding sequence ATGCCCGCCCCCACCCGCCTGCTGGCCGCAGCCGTCTCCGCTGCCGCCTGCCTCGGCGTCACCGCGGTACCCGCCCACGCGACCTCGCAGTCGGACGCCGTGGTCTCGCGCGGCGTCACCATCCCCGCGTTCTACAACCCGCCCGCCACCCTCCCGGCGGCCGACGGCACCCTGATCCGCTCCGAGCGGCTGCCCCTGGCCCTGAGCCTGCCGGGGCTCGACGGCCCGCTGCCCGGTACGGCCACCCGGCTCATGTACAAGTCCACCGACTCCGCCGGCCGGCCCATGGCGGTCACCGGCGCCTACATCGAACCGAGCGCCCGCTGGACGGGCAGCGGAGCGCGCCCCCTGGTCGTCGTCGCCCCGGGCACCATGGGACAGGGCGACCAGTGCGCCGCCTCCCTCGGCCTCGAACGCCCGCTCTCCGTCAACAGCCAGACGCTGTCCGTCGGTTACGAGGACCTGGCGGTCTACCGGCTCCTCGCCCGGGGCATCGCCGTCGTCGTCACCGACTACACCGGCCTGGGCGCGACCGACCGGCTGCACACCTACGTCAACCGGATCGACGAGGCCCACGCCGTCCTGGACGCCGTACGCGCGGCCCGGTCGCTGGACACCGCGTCGCTGACCGCCGGCTCCCGGGTGGCGCTCTACGGCTACAGCCAGGGCGGCGGTGCCACGGCGGCGGCCGCCGAACTCCAGCCCGCGTACGCCCCCGACGTCACCCTCGCCGGAACCTACAGCGGGGCGCCGCCGGCCGATCTGGTCGCCGTCACGAAGGCCATCGACGGCAGCGACCTGGCCGGCGCGCTCGGCTGGTCGGTGAACGGCTTCCTGGAGTCCGACCCCGCCCTCGCGCCGATCGCCGACGCGCACCTGAACGCCACCGGCCGCGCCGCGCTCAAGGACCTGTCGACGATGTGCGTGGGTGACGCCCTGCTCGCGTACAACTCCGCGAAGAGCACGGCCTGGACCACCGACGGACGTTCCCTCAGCGACATCATCCGGTCCGAACCGGCCCTCAAGGCGTTCCTCGCCGACCAGCGCATCGGCGCCCTCGCACCGGCTTCCCCGGTGCGGGTGGCGACCGGGACCGCGGACGACCTCGTGCCGCACGCCCAGGCACGCGCCCTCGCCGTCGCATGGTGCGCCAAGGGCGTCGACGTCACCTACAAGCCGGTGATCCTGCCCGGCCTCGGCCGCTCCATCCTCAACCACGTCACCCCCTTGCTCACCGACCAGGGCGACGCCATCTCCTGGCTGACCGACCGGCTCAAGGACCGCCCGGTCACGTCCAATTGCGCCCTGCTGCCCTTCATGCCCTGA
- a CDS encoding helix-turn-helix domain-containing protein, translated as MLHESVFRTTDLPVDVRFEAWTERMGRTHAPMRLTSDRVADYHAHQRVIELGDVVVWSATFDHLVFRRTPRLIRQSDPESYHLSLLIEGEGAADWGRHRAAYRIEDFHTNSSSRSYEIVTGPDPVTLVAVELPRALVAVPGHRADQVVGRRVSGREGTGALLAQFLRRLVSDTASYRPSDGPRLGTVATDLVSAVFGHAVDADVALPPETRERTLALHAKAFIGRHLADPDLTPASVAAAHHVSRSYLYRLFQAEGLTVAAYIRERRLANARRDLTDPRLRGLPVHAIGARWGFPRAAEFTRAFRAAYGHPPSVLRAPSPPPDVG; from the coding sequence GTGCTGCACGAGTCGGTCTTCCGCACCACTGACCTGCCGGTGGACGTCCGGTTCGAGGCGTGGACGGAACGCATGGGCCGCACCCACGCGCCCATGCGGCTCACCAGTGACCGTGTCGCGGACTACCACGCCCACCAGCGGGTGATCGAACTCGGCGACGTCGTGGTGTGGTCGGCCACCTTCGACCACCTGGTCTTCCGCCGCACACCCCGGCTCATCCGCCAGTCGGACCCCGAGAGTTACCACCTGTCCCTCCTGATCGAGGGCGAAGGGGCGGCCGACTGGGGCCGACACCGTGCGGCCTACCGGATCGAGGACTTCCACACCAACTCCTCCTCCCGGTCCTACGAGATCGTCACCGGCCCCGACCCGGTCACCCTCGTCGCCGTCGAGCTCCCGCGCGCTCTCGTGGCCGTGCCCGGGCACCGCGCCGACCAGGTCGTCGGGCGCCGCGTGTCGGGCCGCGAGGGGACGGGCGCCCTGCTGGCGCAGTTCCTGCGCCGGCTGGTCTCGGACACCGCCTCCTACCGGCCCTCCGACGGACCCCGGCTCGGCACGGTCGCCACGGACCTGGTCAGCGCCGTCTTCGGACACGCCGTGGACGCCGACGTCGCCCTGCCGCCCGAGACCCGCGAACGCACCCTCGCCCTCCACGCCAAGGCGTTCATCGGCCGGCACCTCGCCGACCCGGACCTGACCCCCGCCTCGGTCGCCGCCGCCCACCACGTCTCCCGCAGCTACCTGTACCGCCTCTTCCAGGCCGAAGGCCTCACCGTCGCCGCCTACATCCGCGAGCGGCGACTGGCCAATGCCCGCCGCGACCTCACCGACCCCCGGCTGCGCGGGCTGCCCGTCCACGCCATCGGCGCCCGCTGGGGCTTCCCCCGCGCCGCGGAGTTCACGCGGGCGTTCCGCGCCGCCTACGGCCATCCGCCCAGCGTCCTGCGCGCCCCGTCACCACCCCCGGACGTCGGCTGA
- a CDS encoding MFS transporter, translating to MALLVIASCQLMVVLDITIVNIALPDIQRSLDFSTTSLAWVVNAYTLTFGGLLLLGGRVGDILGRRRVFIFGVLLFVLASLLGGLAQNEGQLLAARAVQGVGGAIASPTALSLVSTTFREGPERNRAFGVFAAVSAGGGAIGLLAGGILVEYLDWRWVLFVNVPIGLLIALATPRYIRESERHPGHFDIAGALTSTVGMVLLVYGFIRAAQEGWRDTLTIASFVAAVVVLGVFVLVERRSRQPITPLHMFADRNRAGTYGIMLCLAAAIFGMFFFLTLFVQNVLGFSPLAAGFAFLPVSAVIAVGAGLASRFLPTYGPKPFMVVGALLAAGGLSWLTLTDVDSTYLGSVLGPMLVFSLGMGMEFVSLTLMALSNVSPRETGAASGLLNATQQVGGSLGLSILVTMFGTASRNEADKQVPAFLAQATPVERLRFQRTGQLPAPWSDEVLTSGVSAAFVMAAIFTVLAALIAIVVIQVRPSDLERLKGGSVPGAGA from the coding sequence ATGGCGCTGCTGGTCATCGCCTCGTGCCAGCTGATGGTGGTCCTGGACATCACCATCGTGAACATCGCGCTGCCCGACATCCAGCGCTCCCTGGACTTCTCCACCACCAGCCTCGCCTGGGTCGTCAACGCGTACACCCTCACCTTCGGCGGCCTGCTGCTCCTCGGCGGCCGGGTCGGCGACATCCTCGGCCGGCGACGGGTCTTCATCTTCGGCGTGCTGCTGTTCGTGCTCGCCTCCCTGCTCGGCGGACTCGCCCAGAACGAGGGCCAACTCCTCGCCGCGCGGGCCGTGCAGGGTGTCGGCGGCGCCATCGCGTCCCCGACCGCCCTCTCCCTGGTCAGCACCACGTTCCGGGAAGGACCCGAGCGCAACCGGGCCTTCGGTGTCTTCGCCGCCGTCTCCGCGGGCGGCGGCGCCATCGGTCTGCTCGCGGGCGGCATCCTCGTCGAGTACCTCGACTGGCGGTGGGTGCTCTTCGTCAACGTCCCCATCGGACTGCTCATCGCCCTCGCCACGCCCCGCTACATCAGGGAGTCCGAGCGCCATCCCGGCCACTTCGACATCGCCGGCGCGCTGACCTCCACCGTGGGCATGGTGCTGCTGGTGTACGGGTTCATCAGAGCCGCTCAGGAAGGCTGGCGGGACACGCTCACGATCGCCTCGTTCGTCGCGGCCGTCGTCGTCCTCGGCGTGTTCGTCCTCGTCGAACGGCGCTCCCGGCAGCCGATCACGCCGCTGCACATGTTCGCCGACCGCAACAGGGCGGGCACGTACGGCATCATGCTCTGCCTCGCCGCGGCGATCTTCGGCATGTTCTTCTTCCTCACCCTCTTCGTGCAGAACGTGCTCGGCTTCAGCCCGCTCGCGGCCGGCTTCGCCTTCCTGCCCGTCAGCGCCGTCATCGCGGTCGGCGCCGGACTGGCCTCACGGTTCCTGCCCACGTACGGCCCGAAGCCGTTCATGGTCGTGGGCGCCCTCCTCGCGGCGGGCGGCCTGTCCTGGCTGACCCTGACCGACGTGGACTCCACCTACCTGGGCAGTGTGCTCGGCCCGATGCTCGTCTTCAGCCTGGGCATGGGGATGGAGTTCGTCTCGCTCACACTGATGGCCCTCTCCAACGTGTCCCCGCGCGAGACCGGGGCGGCCTCCGGACTCCTCAACGCCACCCAGCAGGTGGGCGGTTCGCTCGGACTGTCCATCCTGGTCACGATGTTCGGCACCGCCAGCCGCAACGAGGCGGACAAGCAGGTCCCCGCCTTCCTGGCCCAGGCCACCCCGGTCGAACGGCTGCGCTTCCAGCGCACCGGGCAGCTGCCCGCCCCGTGGTCCGACGAGGTGCTCACGTCCGGTGTCTCGGCCGCCTTCGTCATGGCCGCGATCTTCACGGTCCTGGCCGCCCTGATCGCGATCGTGGTCATCCAGGTCCGCCCCTCGGACCTGGAACGCCTCAAGGGCGGCTCCGTGCCGGGCGCGGGCGCCTGA
- a CDS encoding DUF1932 domain-containing protein encodes MARVRDLFEGTARTPFVLPGPVARASALKPAFAAYNKTYALAARACALADGHGVLDDLVDLAGHLLPDTPLGTPEHLPTAGARAWRREPEMREIAGACRAAGVSAAFAEAAAATFGRWEAHKDDQAVTAGELIAELGRGTPSGTSPGRKGLPSR; translated from the coding sequence GTGGCGCGCGTCCGCGACCTGTTCGAGGGCACCGCTCGCACCCCGTTCGTCCTGCCGGGGCCCGTCGCACGGGCGTCCGCGCTGAAGCCGGCGTTCGCCGCCTACAACAAGACGTACGCCCTCGCCGCCCGGGCCTGCGCTCTCGCCGACGGCCACGGTGTACTGGACGACCTCGTCGACCTGGCGGGGCACCTCCTGCCGGACACCCCGCTGGGCACGCCGGAACATCTACCCACCGCGGGGGCGAGGGCCTGGCGCCGGGAACCGGAGATGCGCGAGATCGCCGGGGCCTGCCGGGCGGCTGGGGTGTCCGCCGCATTCGCCGAGGCGGCCGCCGCGACGTTCGGACGGTGGGAGGCGCACAAGGACGACCAGGCCGTGACCGCCGGGGAGTTGATCGCCGAGCTCGGCCGGGGGACCCCGTCCGGGACGTCGCCCGGACGGAAGGGTTTGCCGTCGCGGTGA